The Pristiophorus japonicus isolate sPriJap1 chromosome 8, sPriJap1.hap1, whole genome shotgun sequence genomic sequence TGAATGGCAGACGCCCAGATGCTTATTTGGCTGATCTTTTGAtgatcgccccctctctctccctccctccctctcgctgctcTTTTTTTTGCCTGAGTTTCACAGACGGTCCGCCCACTCTTAGCTCACTTTGCAGTTGCCAGTCAGAGAGccgcctgtgtgtgtgagagagagtgagtgtgtttacTTCCTTGTACCTGTGTCCCACAAGTGCACAGAGCAGCGCTCCGAGACAAGCCCGTgaagttagagagagaggacacagtgcgATCGTTTGGCGGCTGCTGCTACTGTTGGGCTGGGTTCGGCCCCCGTCCTCAGGCTGCGGCTTCCACCTTTCTCTCTGCTCAGAGGCGCACCAGTGGCAGGCTCACAGCAGCTGCGGAGCCGGCGCCAGCACTTCCAAGGGACCAAGTTTGGATATAAAGTTTGGCCCAGGACACGGTCACGTCGGATTGAGAGGCtgacttttttttgggggggtgggggggaggggggggagtaagGAAATTCCGAATATGGGATCATTGCTCAGGGTAAGCTGCCTCTGCGCCCTGACCTGCTCGCTCATCTTGTGCAGCATGGCGATCAGTTCCATGGACTCGGAGCGCTCCGACCGAGAGGGCAGGTGTCAACCCATCGACATCCCCATGTGCCGGGACATTGGCTACAACATGACCCGCATGCCCAACCTGATGGGCCATGAGGACCAGAGGGAAGCGGCCATCAAGCTGCACGAGTTCGCCCCCCTGGTGGAGTACGGCTGCCACACTCACCTCAAGTTCTTCCTGTGCTCCCTGTACGCCCCCATGTGCACCGAGCAGGTCTCCACCCCCATCCCGGCCTGCCGGGTCATGTGCGAGCAGGCCCGGCTCAAGTGCTCGCCCATCATGGAGCAGTTCAGCTTCCGCTGGCCCGACTCGCTGGACTGCAGCAAACTGCCCAACAAGAACGACCCCAACTTCCTCTGCATGGAGGCGCCCAGCAACGGCTCGGAGGACACGGGCCGGGGTCCCAGCGCCTTGCCTCCCGTCTACCGGCCGCCCCCCAGAGCCGGGCCGCACGACCCCTTCCTCTTCCCCAAGGACAGCCCCGGCAAGGCGGCGTGCGAGAACTTCGACAAGTTCCACCGGGTGGAGAAGAGCGCGTCGTGCGCCCCGCTCTGCTCGCCCAGCGTGGACGTGTACTGGGCCAGCCAGGACAAGCGGTTCGCCTTCATCTGGATCGCCATCTGGTCGGTGCTGTGCTTCTTCTCCAGCGCCTTCACCGTGCTAACCTTCCTCATCGACCCCCAGCGTTTCAAGTACCCCGAGCGGCCCATCATCTTCATGTCTATGTGCTACTGCGTCTACTCGGTGGGCTACATCATCCGCCTGTTCGCCGGCGGCGAGAGCATCGCCTGCGACCGGGACAGCGGCCACCTGTACGTTATCCAGGAGGGCCTGGAGAGCACCGGCTGCACCATCGTCTTCCTGGTGCTCTACTACTTCGGCATGGCCAGCTCCCTGTGGTGGGTCATCTTGACGCTCACCTGGTTCCTGGCGGCTGGCAAGAAATGGGGACACGAGGCCATCGAGGCCAACAGCAGCTACTTCCACCTGGCCGCCTGGGCCATCCCCGCCATCAAAACCATCATCATCCTGGTGATGAGGCGGGTGGCCGGGGACGAGCTGACCGGGATCTGCTACGTGGGCAGCATGGATGTTAACGCGCTGACCGGCTTTGTGCTCATCCCTCTGGCTTGCTACCTCATCGTCGGCACCTCGTTTATCCTGTCCGGGTTCGTGGCGCTTTTTCACATCAGGCGCATCATGAAGACTGGCGGCGAGAACACGGACAAACTGGAAAAGCTGATGGTGAGGATCGGCGTCTTCTCGGTCCTGTACACCGTGCCCGCCACCTGTGTCATCGCCTGCTACTTCTACGAGCGCCTCAACATGGACTACTGGAAGCTGCTAGCCACTCGGGAGAAGTGCAAAAG encodes the following:
- the LOC139268280 gene encoding frizzled-10-like isoform X2; translated protein: MAISSMDSERSDREGRCQPIDIPMCRDIGYNMTRMPNLMGHEDQREAAIKLHEFAPLVEYGCHTHLKFFLCSLYAPMCTEQVSTPIPACRVMCEQARLKCSPIMEQFSFRWPDSLDCSKLPNKNDPNFLCMEAPSNGSEDTGRGPSALPPVYRPPPRAGPHDPFLFPKDSPGKAACENFDKFHRVEKSASCAPLCSPSVDVYWASQDKRFAFIWIAIWSVLCFFSSAFTVLTFLIDPQRFKYPERPIIFMSMCYCVYSVGYIIRLFAGGESIACDRDSGHLYVIQEGLESTGCTIVFLVLYYFGMASSLWWVILTLTWFLAAGKKWGHEAIEANSSYFHLAAWAIPAIKTIIILVMRRVAGDELTGICYVGSMDVNALTGFVLIPLACYLIVGTSFILSGFVALFHIRRIMKTGGENTDKLEKLMVRIGVFSVLYTVPATCVIACYFYERLNMDYWKLLATRENSIPAVEIFMVKIFMLLVVGITSGMWIWSSKTLQSWQNICSRRFRRRVRRKPASVITSSGGGSYAKAHPPLKVHGKYEPALPPTCV
- the LOC139268280 gene encoding frizzled-10-A-like isoform X3; this translates as MAISSMDSERSDREGRCQPIDIPMCRDIGYNMTRMPNLMGHEDQREAAIKLHEFAPLVEYGCHTHLKFFLCSLYAPMCTEQVSTPIPACRVMCEQARLKCSPIMEQFSFRWPDSLDCSKLPNKNDPNFLCMEAPSNGSEDTGRGPSALPPVYRPPPRAGPHDPFLFPKDSPGKAACENFDKFHRVEKSASCAPLCSPSVDVYWASQDKRFAFIWIAIWSVLCFFSSAFTVLTFLIDPQRFKYPERPIIFMSMCYCVYSVGYIIRLFAGGESIACDRDSGHLYVIQEGLESTGCTIVFLVLYYFGMASSLWWVILTLTWFLAAGKKWGHEAIEANSSYFHLAAWAIPAIKTIIILVMRRVAGDELTGICYVGSMDVNALTGFVLIPLACYLIVGTSFILSGFVALFHIRRIMKTGGENTDKLEKLMVRIGVFSVLYTVPATCVIACYFYDRSNHLDCTMTSSIPAVEIFMVKIFMLLVVGITSGMWIWSSKTLQSWQNICSRRFRRRVRRKPASVITSSGGGSYAKAHPPLKVHGKYEPALPPTCV
- the LOC139268280 gene encoding frizzled-10-B-like isoform X1, whose protein sequence is MGSLLRVSCLCALTCSLILCSMAISSMDSERSDREGRCQPIDIPMCRDIGYNMTRMPNLMGHEDQREAAIKLHEFAPLVEYGCHTHLKFFLCSLYAPMCTEQVSTPIPACRVMCEQARLKCSPIMEQFSFRWPDSLDCSKLPNKNDPNFLCMEAPSNGSEDTGRGPSALPPVYRPPPRAGPHDPFLFPKDSPGKAACENFDKFHRVEKSASCAPLCSPSVDVYWASQDKRFAFIWIAIWSVLCFFSSAFTVLTFLIDPQRFKYPERPIIFMSMCYCVYSVGYIIRLFAGGESIACDRDSGHLYVIQEGLESTGCTIVFLVLYYFGMASSLWWVILTLTWFLAAGKKWGHEAIEANSSYFHLAAWAIPAIKTIIILVMRRVAGDELTGICYVGSMDVNALTGFVLIPLACYLIVGTSFILSGFVALFHIRRIMKTGGENTDKLEKLMVRIGVFSVLYTVPATCVIACYFYERLNMDYWKLLATREKCKSDSRSNHLDCTMTSSIPAVEIFMVKIFMLLVVGITSGMWIWSSKTLQSWQNICSRRFRRRVRRKPASVITSSGGGSYAKAHPPLKVHGKYEPALPPTCV